The following are encoded together in the Anopheles nili chromosome 3, idAnoNiliSN_F5_01, whole genome shotgun sequence genome:
- the LOC128725971 gene encoding DNA-directed RNA polymerase I subunit RPA2 — protein MKQLPELTNLRPSFKEISPKQNPILENLGRPHIDSFNYMLDEGIVDLLHYLDPASFQLPNGNRITMQITDISIQKPTINFDDINVADKRIFPSECRQKSDTYNGMCTIMIDWQLDGIPQPTITREMGRIPIMLKSKACNLYNLSPAELVERGEHEDEWGGYFIAGGNEKMVRMLIMSRRNYPVAVSRNGWKDRGKDFSSLGVFMRCVREDQHSTNNVLHYLTTGTAKLMINVHKALTFLPVIMVLKALCNYSDNEIYRKLIVGFEDDQYYKRCIMNMLRELHQENLHNTQQCRIFLGSLFRRGLLLCNMPQWLSDEQAGCFLLNHCILIHLENNEDKFNLLVHMMHKLFAVVQGRCSAESLDIVMMQELMLSGHIYQKLLRELCISTLLFTRISLLKLCPETDSPTVTSNEMLMALKNVSSFQTRMTNFLSTGNIQNASAMGLMQGSGLAIMAENINRMRYMSHFRAVHRGSFFQTMRSTEARQLLPDAWGFICPVHTPDGEPCGLLNHLTSDCIVSVTQNPTKVANIETTLIALGMEPVGLSSIPSTKEHYVVMLEGKIIGWLPPASASQVVHKLRLLKIDGTTIPNSTEIAFVPNREGGQYPGLFLFVGPARMMRPVKNLLCNKTELIGTFEQVYLDICVSANEAYPNLTTHMELSKTSFLSNLAQLIPMPDCNQSPRNMYQCQMGKQTMGTPCHNWNKQCIAKMYRLQTPATPLFRPVHYDNINMDNYAMGTNAIVAVVSYTGYDMEDAMIINKSAYERGFAAGNIYKSESITLSGESFFARNPKDATLNAFLDNDGLPFQGAQLSNKTPLYCYFDTNIHKYHVVYYKSSEDAIVDNVKLCSPLDCGKIRNASAASMKQLVLTYRIPRNPNVGDKFASRAGQKGICSQKWPAIDLPFTESGMIPDIIFNPHGFPSRMTIAMMIETMAGKTAACHGLVHDATPFRYDESNTAIDYFGRLLEESGYDYYGTERMYSGVDGREMKADIFFGVVHYQRLRHMVSDKWQVRSTGPIDQLTHQPVKGRSKGGGVRFGEMERDGLISHGASFLLQDRLFHGSDKVTTLICGRCGTLLGPMDSVTKRLAINSNEFQQTPATCRLCEDDKEIGQVEIPYIFKLLVSQLSSMNINVKLQLSHPDV, from the exons ATGAAGCAGTTGCCAGAGCTGACCAATTTACGACCTTCGTTTAAGGAAATTTCACCAAAACAGAATCCC ATTCTGGAAAACCTCGGTCGCCCTCATATCGACTCTTTCAATTACATGTTGGATGAGGGAATTGTAGATTTACTGCACTATTTGGACCCGGCAAGTTTTCAGCTTCCGAACGGAAATCGAATTACTATGCAAATTACGGATATCAGCATTCAAAAACCGACTATAAATTTTGATGATATTAACGTGGCAGATAAACGCATTTTTCCAAGCGAATGTCGCCAAAAATCAGATACGTATAATGGAATGTGTACCATAATGATCGACTGGCAGCTCGATGGCATACCTCAGCCAACTATAACACGTGAAATGGGTCGTATACCGATTATGCTGAAGTCGAAGGCATGTAATCTCTACAACCTTTCTCCTGCGGAGCTGGTCGAACGTGGAGAGCATGAAGACGAATGGGGTGGTTATTTTATAGCCGGAGGCAATGAGAAGATGGTGCGTATGCTTATTATGTCCCGTCGAAACTATCCGGTTGCTGTCAGTCGAAATGGATGGAAAGATCGAGGCAAAGATTTTAGCTCTCTAGGAGTTTTCATGCGTTGCGTTCGAGAGGATCAACATTCAACG AATAACGTCTTGCACTACTTAACAACTGGCACGGCGAAATTGATGATAAACGTTCATAAGGCTTTAACGTTTCTACCAGTCATCATGGTGCTGAAAGCTCTCTGCAATTATTCGGACAATGaaatttatcgaaaattgattGTAGGTTTTGAAGATGATCAATACTACAAACG ATGCATCATGAATATGCTGCGTGAGCTGCACCAGGAAAACTTGCATAATACGCAACAATGCAGGATATTTTTGGGCTCATTGTTTCGAAGGGGTCTTTTGCTATGCAACATGCCTCAGTGGCTCTCGGATGAGCAAGCGGGATGCTTTCTTTTGAACCACTGTATTCTCATTCACCTTGAGAATAACGAGGACAAATTCAACCTGCTAGTGCATATGATGCACAAGCTTTTTGCAGTCGTACAAGGTCGTTGTAGCGCGGAATCGCTGGACATCGTAATGATGCAGGAGCTCATGCTTAGCGGACATATTTATCAAAAACTTTTACGAGAACTGTGTATCTCTACATTGTTGTTTACACGAATCAGCCTGTTAAAATTGTGTCCCGAGACAGATTCTCCGACAGTAACTTCCAACGAGATGCTTATGGCGTTGAAGAATGTCTCAAGTTTCCAAACTCGAATGACAAATTTTCTCAGTACTGGCAATATTCAGAACGCATCTGCAATGGGACTGATGCAGGGCAGTGGACTAGCGATCATGGCAGAAAACATCAACCGGATGCGATACATGTCTCACTTTCGAGCAGTGCATCGTGGGTCTTTCTTCCAAACCATGCGTTCTACGGAAGCGCGCCAATTGCTTCCTGATGCATGGGGTTTTATATGTCCCGTACACACGCCTGACGGTGAGCCCTGTGGATTGCTGAACCACTTGACATCGGATTGCATCGTTTCAGTCACACAAAACCCCACTAAGGTGGCCAACATCGAAACAACGCTTATCGCGCTCGGTATGGAGCCCGTCGGCCTGTCTAGTATACCTTCCACAAAGGAGCATTATGTGGTGATGCTAGAAGGCAAAATAATAGGCTGGCTGCCCCCGGCCAGCGCCAGTCAAGTGGTTCATAAGTTACGCTTGTTGAAAATCGACGGAACTACTATCCCAAATTCCACCGAGATCGCCTTTGTGCCAAATCGTGAAGGAGGACAATATCctgggttgtttttgttcgtcgGACCTGCACGTATGATGCGCCCAGTAAAGAACCTGCTCTGCAATAAGACCGAACTTATCGGAACTTTTGAACAGGTGTACCTAGATATTTGTGTGTCGGCGAATGAAGCATACCCGAACCTTACCACGCATATGGAGCTTAGCAAAACGTCATTCCTAAGCAACTTAGCCCAACTGATTCCAATGCCCGACTGCAACCAGTCACCTCGAAACATGTACCAGTGTCAAATGGGCAAGCAAACGATGGGAACACCATGTCACAACTGGAATAAGCAATGTATCGCTAAAATGTATCGTCTGCAGACACCTGCAACACCTCTCTTCCGGCCCGTTCACTACGACAACATCAACATGGACAACTACGCCATGGGGACGAATGCGATTGTTGCTGTCGTCTCGTACACAGGCTACGACATGGAGGATGCCATGATCATCAATAAATCGGCGTACGAACGCGGTTTTGCCGCGGGAAACATCTACAAGAGTGAATCCATCACCTTGTCCGGAGAAAGTTTTTTCGCGCGCAATCCTAAGGATGCTACACTGAACGCATTTCTCGACAATGATGGTCTTCCGTTCCAGGGCGCTCAGCTCAGTAACAAAACTCCACTGTACTGCTATTTTGATACTAACATACACAAATACCACGTGGTTTATTACAAGAGTTCGGAAGATGCCATCGTGGACAACGTGAAACTGTGTTCTCCGCTTGATTGCGGGAAGATAAGGAACGCATCGGCCGCAAGTATGAAACAGCTGGTGTTAACGTACCGTATTCCTCGCAATCCCAATGTGGGTGACAAATTCGCATCCCGTGCTGGTCAAAAAGGTATTTGCTCGCAAAAGTGGCCGGCAATCGATTTGCCTTTCACCGAGTCTGGCATGATACCGGATATCATTTTCAATCCGCACGGATTTCCTTCGCGTATGACGATCGCGATGATGATCGAAACCATGGCCGGCAAAACGGCTGCTTGTCATGGGCTGGTGCACGACGCGACACCCTTCCGGTACGATGAGAGTAACACTGCAATCGATTACTTCGGTCGGTTACTGGAGGAATCCGGTTATGATTACTATGGAACTGAGCGAATGTACAGCGGAGTGGACGGGCGGGAGATGAAGGCAGACATCTTCTTCGGGGTGGTGCACTACCAACGCCTACGCCACATGGTCAGCGACAAGTGGCAGGTCCGTTCGACCGGACCAATCGATCAGTTGACGCATCAACCGGTCAAGGGCCGATCAAAAGGAGGTGGCGTTCGGTTTGGAGAGATGGAGCGAGATGGGCTTATCTCGCACGGTGCGTCCTTCCTGTTACAGGATCGGCTGTTTCACGGCTCGGACAAAGTAACAACCCTGATCTGCGGTCGATGTGGGACGCTGCTAGGGCCCATGGACAGCGTCACTAAAAGGTTAGCCATCAATTCGAACGAATTTCAGCAAACACCAGCCACTTGCCGTCTGTGCGAGGATGACAAGGAGATAGGTCAAGTAGAAATTCCCTACATTTTCAAACTTCTAGTATCCCAGTTGTCGTCCATGAACATCAACGTTAAGCTGCAGCTGTCCCATCCCGATGTTTAG